A stretch of DNA from Hippopotamus amphibius kiboko isolate mHipAmp2 chromosome 5, mHipAmp2.hap2, whole genome shotgun sequence:
AGGGCAACAAACTTTCCTGATGAAACAGAAATATGGTGGTAAATATGAGCCAAGTGAGTATCACATTGACTGTGGTGCTTGTATAGATGGCATGCAAATTCTGCTCTAATCATTAGTGTTGTTTTTAGTCTTTTATTCTCCAAATTCCTGCCAGAATGCTAGATGGGAACCACTGCCCTAGAACAGGTTCCTGAATGGTGAGCAGGCCGTCGGTCAATAGGCAACAGGTCTTCCGGCAGAGACCAACAGGAGATATCAGTGGTCTTCTTGTTCTTTCAGCTTGATGGCATgatttttaaagcaatgaaaggATAAAGAGACAAGGACCGCCTTGCTCttgtttttatgtgaaatttttaCCCTTTGACAAGTTTTATAAATGTGTCTTGTATTAGGTTAATgattaaataatcatttttcaaTAACCATTGCTTTTCAGTCATGCTATTcactaataaattattttcaggcTGATAAGAGAAAGGACACTGAAAATCACAGCATGCAAAGTTTTGCCTTTTATGATTTACCTGAAATTGCAAAATGCATTAGTGGTTGGACTTTAATCAGGGCTTGGTGACTAATAGCTTTGCCTTGTTATGTTTTTTACAACTCTTCCGTATTCTTAATATTAACCTGCTTGATATGTGAGTGAGAAAAACCTGTTAAGATTCCCCCACTATGATTATGGCTTTATTACTTTCTCCTTGTAattgtatcagtttttgcttACTATGTTTCCAGATTATTCTGGTAGATGCAATCAAATTTtggtgaaatatttattttattactatggGGCATTCTTCTTTATCTATattaatgatttttagtataagttaaatcatattttattataaattaacatCACTATGGACTGTGGTTTAGTACTTATACAGTGTGTTTTAGGCATGACTTTTGTAGACAGGATTTagcttggttaaaaaaaaatgtgttggatagacctagagtgtgtcatacagagtgaagtaagtcagaaagagaaagacaaatattgtatgctaactcacatatatggaatctaaaaatggtactgatgtgcttagtgacaagacaagaacaaggacgcagatgcagagaatggactggagaactcgaggtttggggggatgggggggtgaaggggaagctgagacgaagtgagagagtagcataggcatatatatgctaccaactgtaaaatagatagccagtgagaagttgctatataacaaagggagttcaacttgaggatggatgatgccttagaggactgggagggagagggtgggtgggagtcaagggagggagggaatatggggatatgtgtataaaaacagatgattgaacttggtgtaccccccaaaaaataataaataaataaataaaattaaaaaaaaatatgttgagctatatgtaatgaggtggatagacctagagtctatcatacagagtaagtaagccacaaagagaaaaacaaatattatatgctaactcatatatacggaatctcaaaaaaaaaaatggtgctgatgaacacagtgacagggcaagaataaggatgcagatgcaaagaatggactggaggacatggggttgaatgggggggcaggaggcgaaggggaagctgggacgaagtgagagagtagcatagacatatttacactaccaactgtaaaacagatagctagtgggaagttgctatataacaaagggagatcaactcgatgatgggtgatgccttagagggccaggacagggaaggtgggagggagttgcagaagggaggggatatgggaacatatgtgtaaatacaactgattcactttggtgtacctcaaaaactggtacaagagtgaaagcaattatattccaataaagagcttaaaaagatgAATGGGTagtctgtttcttttaaatagtgagcataatctatttacatttattgtgattCCTCATatatttaaacttatttaaaaatcttttatgaaTTGTGCTGACtatcctttgtgtttttttttttttttaaataaaaacaatcccACAGCATTTATTGTCATCTGGTAATAACATAAGGGTGAGCAAAACAATATGAATAAATGTTTTACAGCTACACTTCTAACAacacctaaaaaacaaaatgtattgcCTTCTCAACAATTTCTCACTTCATTGATCATTTCTAGTTGGAGACACTTTGGAGCAGAGTAATATTATCTCTTTTTAGCATGATCCGATCCAgttgttttcttgactttgttttagaATGAATCTCTTCTGCATCATCTAACACGAGGTTCATATACTCATCAAAACCAATGATAGAGCCCTCTATCCACATATTCACTTGCTCATAAAGCCACACTTGAATCCGAGATCTATTTTGCAAGTACCTGAAGATGAGATTGATGGGCTGCACCATCACCTTCTGCACCTTCTGGCCCTGGCCCCGGTACACCATGGTCGAAGCTCACAAAgaccacactcacctgcacactaCCTGAAAAAGCCtatcctttgtgttttttttccactCCTGCCTTCAATTAGATTGATGaaatttttcatgtttccttttcctcctttccgaTGTGGAAGATTAAATTCTATAttaatagtttattcctttttgtttgttttttgttttattttttcattttttatttattaatatttttgatctttattggagtataatagctttacaccgttgtgccagtttctgctgtacaacaaagtgaatcagctgtatttatacatatatcctcatatcccctccctcttgagcctctctcctgggcatccctcccaccctccatatcccacccctctaggtcatcagcaaccatcgtgttgatctccctgtgttaggctgTTGCTTCCCActactatctattttacatgtggtagcatataaatgtcaatactactctttcactttgttccagcttctccctccccacctccccatgtcttcaagtctgttctctacctctgcatctttagtCTTCCTCTACCATTGAGTTCATCAAcactatattttttagattccatatatatgagttagcacacggtatttgtttttcactgtgtgtgacagactctatgtccatccacctcactacatataactcaatttcattccttcttattgctgagtaatattccattatatgtatatgccacatcttctttatccattcatctgttgatggacatttagattgcttccatgtcctggctattgtcaataatgctgcaatgaatattgtggtacatgtatctttttgaattatggatttctctgggtatatgaccagtagtgggattgctgggtcatatggtagttccatctttagttttttaaggaacctccatacttctttccatagtggctgtaacaatttacattcctaccaacagtgcaggtgggttcctttttctccacagcctctccagcatttattgttcctagattttttgatgatggccagtcgGATTGGTGtcaggtgatacttcattgtcattttgatttgcatttctctaatgattagtgatgttgagcatcttttcatgcatttgttagtcatcagtatgtcttctttgcagaaatgtctgtttaggtcttccacccacttttggattgggttgtttgtttttttgatactgagctgcatgagctgcttatatattttggacagtAATCTTctgttagttgcttcattggcaaatattttctcccactctctgtgttgtctttttgtcatatttatggtttcctttgctgtgcaaaagcttttaaatttcattaggtcctatttgtttatttttgtttttatttcctttactctaggaggtaggtcaagaaagatcttgctgtcatttatgtcatacagtgttctgcctatgttttcctctaagagttttatagtgtcaggccttacatttaggtctttgatccattttgagattatttttgagtatggtgttagggaatgttctaaactCATTCTTTCACAagtaactgtccagtttttccagcaccaattattgaagaggctgtttttcttcattgtatattcttgcctcctttgtccaagATAAGGCGACCATATGTAcattggtttatctctgggctttctatcctcttccattgatctatatttctgtttttgtgccagtaccatactgtcttgattactgtagctttgtagcgtagtctgaagtcaggaagcttgattccactagtctgttttttcttctcaagattgttttggctattcggagtcttttgtgtttccatataaattgtataattttttattctagttctgtgaaaaatgccattggtaatttgatagggattgcactgaatctgtagaatgttttgggtagtatagtcattttcacaatgttgagtcttccaatccaagaacatggtatatctctccatctgtttgtgtcatctttgagttctttcatcagtgtcttataattttctgattacaggtcttttgcctccttaggtaggtttattcctaggtattttattctttttgttgcagtggtaaatgggattgtttcattaatttctctctctgagttttcattgttggtgtacaggaatgcaagagatttctgtgtgttaattttgtattctgcaactttatgaaattcattaattagcttaagtagtttcctggtggcatctttaggattttctatatatagtacgtcatctgcaaacactgacagttttacttcttcttttccaatttggattccttgtatttctttttcttctctgattactttggcaagaacttccaaaactatcttgaatagtagtggtgagagaggacatcctGTCttattcctgaccttagaggaaacactttcagtttttccccattgaggatgatgttggctgtgggtttgtcatacatggcctttattatgttgaggtaggttccgtgtatgtccactttctggagagtttttatcataaatcagtgttgaattttgttgaaagtttttcctgcatctattgagatgatcatatggtttttatccttcagtttgttaatatggtgtaccacattgattgatttgtggatattgatgaatcctttcattcctgggataaacctcacttcATCACGgtatatgacccttttaatgtgctgttgggttctgtttgctagtattttgttgagaatttttgtatctatgttcatctgtgttattggcctgtagttttctttttttgtgacatctttgtctgtatttggtatcagggtgattgtggccccaaagaatgagtttggcagtgttcctccctctaCCATATTTCAGAAGAGttggagaaggataggtgttatttagctcttctctaactgtttggtagaatttgcctgtaaagCCATATaaccctgggcttctgtttgttggaaaatTATTAAtcgcagtttcaatttcattacttgtgattggtctattcatattttctatttcttcctggttcagtcttggaagtttgtccttttctaagagttggtccatttcttccaggttgtccattttattgtgtgtttgtagtagtctctcctgatcctttgtatttctgcagtgtcagttgttattaatcctttttcatttctgatcctgttgatttgagtcttttccTCCCCCCTTTTATTTTGATGAATGGTAAATGCCTTATCAATAGTGTTTgtgttctcaaagaaccagcttttaggtttattgatctttgctattgtgtccttgatttctttttcattcatttctgatctgatctttataatttctttccttctgctaactttgggaatTTTTTGCTCTACTTTCTCTAACtgctttagatgtagggttaggttgtttatttgagaattttcttgtttcttgaggtaggattgtattgcaatgaacttccccctagaactgcttttgctgcatcccataggttttgggttgtcatattttcattggcatttgtttctaggtattttctttatttcctctttgatttcttcagtgatctcttggttatttagtagaatgttgtgtagcctccatgtgtttgtattttttactcttttttcctgtaattgatgtctagtctcatagcgttgtggttagaaaagatacttgatatgatttcaattttcttaagtttattgaagattgatttgtgacccaagatgagatctattctggagaatattctgtgtgcatttgagaaaacatcaattaaatccatctggtctaatgtctcatttagagcttgtgtttatttaatttctgtttggatgatctgtcctttgttgtaagtggggtgtcaaagtcccctactgttattgtgttactatcaacttccccttttatggctgttagcacttgccttatgtattggggtgctcctatgttgggtgcatagatatttacaattattatatcttcttggattaaaaagatattccatgcaaacggaaatcaaaagaaagctggtgtagcaatactcatatcagacaaaatagactttaaaataaagactataacaaaagagaaggaaggacactacataatgataaagggcttaatgcaagaagaagatataacagttgtaaataccTTATTTTATTCTTACCCTTAAATTCCTAAATGTAATACCTAATTCTAACTTATCCTAGAAAAATATGAAGGTGCTCAGTTTCTGCTATCTACCATCTTAATGTAATAACTATTGGCATTTTGATACATTCCGTTTATTGTGTGTAAATATGTCTTCAGGGAGTGGTGTTGTCATAGCTCACTACACTTATGTGCAGACTTACAGATACTTTATTGTGGATTCTGTTGTCATgttttgtcttcagttcttttgaaGATCGCTTCCCTTTTGCTTCCGGAAACTGGTTCATCCACTGGAGAGGGAGCTGCCATGTTCTTAGAGATATCAGCAACTGGCCTTTGCTCATTGACTCGGGGTGAGCATTACACTTAAATTAGGCCAATCAGAGTCCTTCCCCGATTTTTTTGAATTGGAACAGAAAAAAGGGGGCTGCCCTTTCTAGTCACAGACACTGTGATGGCTCGTGCATGGGCCAAGTACTGGTCCTACGATCCAGAAGTGGCCTAATTAGAACCAGGAAAGGAATCATGAAATATGCCAGGTGGGAGGAGAGATTCATATCACATGTAGACCTGAGAAAAGACACCATTTCTAATActcaaaatgaattttgaaaaaatttggaATGACAGGTTTATTTTAATATCTGGCTCCCACctgaatctctttttttctttgcctgtttgTGCCTGCACACCTGTGCACATGTGCTTATTTATGGCAAGGGTGCCTCTCAATGAGCCTGAACATGAGCCATACTGTCTGTTTCCTATTTCTGTAGGTCTCAGAGGAAGGCAGGGGGAACCTTGCCCTAGCAATACTGGGACAAAGGGACACTTCCCTCTCTTGGGCAGTGTTTAACAACTTTTATTCTCATgacttttgtgttttatttcccaTAAAAAAGGTTGGCTAAGAGTAGTGGAGCCtcgtttttttaatgttttcaaagcaATGTTTTGCTATCAGGGGTGGTTCAAAGAGGTATTCTAACCTGAAGACTGTGGGGCTGGTACGTTGGTTCTAAGTGAGTCCCTTCTGGTCCAAAGCTTCCCAGATATTACACATATGTATTCTGTGATGCACATGGTGTGGCCGGCAAGCCCCAGCCCAGTGCCTTGACAGAGGCCCCCTAAATGCACACCTGGAAGCTTTGCATGTTAGTCTCCGAGGTCACTCTTACAGATGGCGGCAACCCTCTGGACATAGCCTGAGGTGAAGAAAAACAGAGTGGGACGGGTATAGGAAGGCTGAGAAAGAGCCTCGTGGGGAGGGATGACTGTTCGAGGCACAGGCCAACAGGACAGTAATCAGGACAGAGACAGGCAGGTACCAATGGGGTGGGGTGGTCTCAgtcctggctctgtggcacaaCCACCCTTGAATGCTGAGATGGGGCTGCCCA
This window harbors:
- the LOC130853767 gene encoding small nuclear ribonucleoprotein E-like, with the translated sequence MVYRGQGQKVQKVMVQPINLIFRYLQNRSRIQVWLYEQVNMWIEGSIIGFDEYMNLVLDDAEEIHSKTKSRKQLDRIMLKRDNITLLQSVSN